Proteins from one Geomonas agri genomic window:
- a CDS encoding multicopper oxidase family protein translates to MRSRLITTTLGAVALVTTSLVTAWGGVSPQVPLAGSAIPQFVDRLPDLDVIPAGSDRIELRMKEFKSMVLPAKTVPGYTGTWVWGYLKPDQAAGQLADGTVPGRQSFIGPVIAATRGVPTEMKFINDLPTARTTRVLAYRYGTDQTLHWADPLHGGESMCAHMAMPPAPGSDCAANYGENYDAPIPSAVHLHGGEVPPQLDGGPDSWFTSDGTRKGASFYSRDGSSASNYAIYRYPNSQEASPIWFHDHTLGATRLNVYAGLAGAYLVGDPVRDPKNLPELVPLVVQDRMFDTEGQLFFTAGTAGSTLWALNPEHPYWNPEFVGDVIVVNGKSWPYKEVQAKRYTLLFLNGSNARSYEMSLIDPVSKNPGPPLWVIGTDGGYLDRPVKIDPQAMGKLVMLPGERYQVIVDFAGYQAGKIGPNGVAYSGTWLLRNTAKTPYPGGATADGNTTGRILQFRVTGGAVADTSFNPAPASARLRGGSGQGPALVRLVDPAAGTVAPGVTVHKTRQLTLNEVMGMPQTVTNPIDGTQTQYPGGPLEILVNNTKWNGKRSTGVDGGMFTFEPIPGFVADGTGNFVSERPKEGETEVWEIVNLTEDAHPIHLHLVQFQLVNRQKFDAKAYEAAYAAAFPGGGYDPMTGFPYPKGVFIPGFGPPQSYDGNPGNTRAVGGNPDVALVGKNGKPVYLQSAPMAPLPQEAGWKDTVLAYPGQVTRIAVRWAPTDLAASTPASAGFYPFDPNGGDGYVWHCHIIDHEDNEMMRPNQVQPNAAAARSYLIGSDY, encoded by the coding sequence ATGAGGTCGAGGCTGATAACAACTACACTGGGAGCGGTTGCGCTTGTCACAACGTCGCTGGTCACTGCCTGGGGAGGAGTATCCCCGCAGGTCCCGCTAGCGGGTTCCGCCATCCCGCAATTCGTGGACCGCCTGCCCGACCTAGACGTCATCCCGGCAGGGAGCGACCGGATCGAGCTGCGCATGAAGGAGTTCAAGAGCATGGTGCTCCCTGCGAAAACGGTCCCCGGGTACACCGGGACCTGGGTCTGGGGGTACCTGAAGCCGGACCAGGCGGCGGGGCAACTCGCTGACGGCACGGTGCCGGGGCGCCAGTCCTTCATCGGCCCGGTCATTGCCGCGACCCGCGGCGTCCCTACCGAGATGAAGTTCATCAACGACCTCCCCACCGCCAGAACGACCAGGGTGCTGGCCTACCGCTACGGCACGGACCAGACCCTGCACTGGGCCGATCCCCTGCACGGCGGCGAAAGCATGTGCGCGCACATGGCCATGCCGCCCGCACCGGGGAGCGACTGCGCGGCCAACTACGGCGAGAACTACGATGCCCCCATCCCTTCGGCGGTCCACCTGCACGGCGGCGAGGTCCCGCCGCAACTGGACGGGGGGCCGGACTCCTGGTTCACCAGCGACGGCACCAGGAAGGGCGCCTCGTTTTACAGCCGGGACGGCTCCAGCGCCTCAAACTATGCCATCTACCGTTACCCCAACAGCCAGGAAGCGTCGCCCATCTGGTTCCACGACCACACCCTGGGCGCCACGCGGCTCAACGTCTATGCCGGCCTTGCCGGCGCCTACCTGGTCGGAGATCCTGTCCGCGACCCCAAGAACCTGCCGGAGCTGGTGCCGCTGGTCGTCCAGGACCGGATGTTCGACACGGAGGGGCAGCTTTTCTTCACGGCCGGCACGGCCGGGAGCACGCTCTGGGCGCTCAACCCGGAGCACCCCTACTGGAACCCGGAGTTCGTGGGTGACGTTATCGTGGTCAACGGGAAGTCCTGGCCCTACAAGGAGGTGCAGGCAAAGCGCTACACCCTGCTGTTCCTGAACGGGTCCAATGCGCGCAGCTACGAGATGTCGCTCATCGATCCGGTGTCCAAGAATCCGGGTCCGCCGCTGTGGGTGATCGGGACCGACGGGGGGTACCTGGACCGGCCGGTGAAGATCGATCCGCAGGCTATGGGCAAATTGGTCATGCTGCCGGGCGAGCGCTACCAGGTCATCGTGGATTTCGCCGGATACCAGGCAGGCAAAATCGGCCCCAACGGCGTCGCCTACTCGGGCACCTGGCTCTTGCGCAACACGGCCAAGACACCCTATCCCGGGGGAGCTACCGCAGATGGCAATACCACCGGCAGGATCCTGCAGTTCCGCGTGACCGGCGGGGCTGTCGCGGACACCTCCTTCAACCCGGCTCCGGCCAGCGCGCGGCTCAGGGGGGGGAGCGGTCAAGGTCCCGCACTGGTGCGGCTGGTGGATCCCGCTGCCGGGACCGTGGCCCCCGGTGTGACGGTACACAAAACCAGGCAGCTTACCTTGAACGAGGTGATGGGGATGCCGCAGACGGTGACCAACCCGATCGACGGGACCCAGACTCAGTATCCGGGGGGACCGCTGGAGATCCTGGTCAACAACACCAAGTGGAACGGTAAACGCAGCACCGGAGTCGACGGGGGGATGTTCACCTTCGAACCGATCCCGGGATTTGTGGCGGACGGCACGGGGAACTTCGTTTCCGAGCGGCCCAAGGAAGGGGAAACCGAGGTGTGGGAGATCGTGAACCTTACCGAGGATGCCCATCCCATTCACCTGCACCTGGTGCAGTTCCAACTGGTGAACCGGCAGAAGTTTGATGCCAAGGCCTACGAAGCTGCCTATGCCGCGGCCTTCCCGGGTGGAGGATATGACCCCATGACCGGCTTCCCCTATCCCAAGGGCGTCTTCATTCCCGGATTCGGCCCGCCGCAGAGCTACGATGGCAACCCGGGTAACACCCGTGCGGTGGGAGGCAACCCCGACGTCGCGCTCGTGGGTAAAAACGGCAAACCGGTCTACCTGCAGTCGGCGCCCATGGCACCGCTGCCCCAGGAAGCGGGGTGGAAGGATACCGTGCTCGCCTACCCGGGGCAGGTGACCCGGATCGCGGTGCGCTGGGCTCCGACCGACCTGGCGGCGTCGACCCCGGCGAGTGCAGGCTTCTACCCCTTCGATCCCAACGGCGGTGACGGCTACGTCTGGCATTGCCACATCATCGACCACGAGGACAATGAGATGATGCGGCCGAACCAGGTGCAGCCCAACGCGGCCGCGGCGCGCAGCTACCTGATCGGGAGCGATTACTAA